One Citrus sinensis cultivar Valencia sweet orange chromosome 5, DVS_A1.0, whole genome shotgun sequence genomic window, TAACAATAAATAGCATCCCaactataatatttattgatgatatttatattcttcaacgagttttcaagtttttaaaatgatacATGATAGTTTTATCATCAATGGATGGTTTAGATAGCATACACTTAGTGTTGGCAATATAGCAACAAAAGTCATGGATGGGTGAGATTTGGTGACATATCTATAGTTTGCTTTTGTTACTTGTTGGTTTTTCTGTGatgatgaaattataatatctaAGTTTAGGGTATGTTTATGttagttgtttattttaatctctatcaataaaataaaattgaaaagaaaaatgtcatttctaatttttttttttttttgtgaattagTACTTATTAGGGTGGGTAAtacattttgtaaaattaaaataagtaattaaattcTAAAGATATGGGCTTTTAGATATGGGGCAAGGTGAAACTTTTCAGAATCAGCTAGGAAATTTTCGTAGTTTCAATACCTAGAAAGAGCACTTTTCCAATGCCCTACCCCGGTCCTGTACTGAAAAATCTGGAATTATAACTATATATAGTTATGCATTTATTAGTGAGATTTACTTTGGAGGTCATAACTCATACgtgggttttttatttttgttgttccATTCTCACCGGGAATGATTCTTCTCTTTTATTCGATTTCATCAAGGGTCGACGAAGTTGAGATTGAGGAAGAATACCAGCTTCAACTTATGTTATGTTTACCCAGGACGGTGCGGCAGGGGGACAAGGGATGGTGTCCATGATAATTGCGGACCCAGTGGCAAAAGACAGAGGTGCAGGAAGAGTTTCCATTGGCCAATCAAGTAAGTAAACCTTGTTCTATGTCTAAAAGTGAAACAGGAAGCCAAGCTCAGTATTTTGTATGGTGGAGCTGGGTTATTGGCCTACTCGCTTTAGCATCAACTCTCCCTCTCACACTGTCAAGCAGAAAACGTTCTGCTTCTCCATCGGTATTATATTCTAAGCATAGATGCATGTACCTCACAGTTGATGATTATTTGGTATTGGGTTATTATGCTCATTTTACCACATTTATTTCCCTAGATACTCACCATTGCATATTGTGAAAGTCGGAAACAGCACCCTAATAAGCCTTGCCGTCAACCATCCACCACGCTGTCAACGGCTGATCCGACATGACCGAGGTGTGCCTTTGTGCTTGTTGAAGTTATTGTCGGCGAGTCGTTAATATGAATTATAGTTTCAATGacatttcttgttttctttgatTAATTTCAGAGCAAAGCATATGCCTATGTTGCGGTTAGCTTACTGTGAATCAATGAATGACTATTTTGTGCTCTTCACGATTTATTCTGATTCCTTTGCAGTgatttttgttaacttttgtTGCATGTCAGTGAAATTGACCGCCGATCGCTCGCGGGTTCCATTTATTCTCAGACTATGCAATATGTTTCGTGGAGAATAGCCAGACCAACACAATAATTGGTCGCATCGATTGTAAGTCTGTTCATGGATCAGGAAGCTCAACAAAGAAACTAGTAATGCTTAATTTTATCGTCACTCAGTTTTTTGTGTCGACTGTAGTAGATGCCTTACCGTCGACTGCAGATAGATGAATGGGCTGATCGCTATTGCTCatggcaaaagatgttgggtGCTTCCTGGATCGAGTAGATGATTTACAACTCAatatacaaataaacaaaGGGTTATTTCCACCTAACCCCCAAATCTTTCAACATTTTCCACGGTGCACCCAAACTTTTCGACGTTTTCCACCGCACAcccaattccgttaatttgaccgttaTTTTAACGGAgctatttaaaagttaatgaaatatctgaaataccccttatcttgaattaaaaaagaataaaatgagataaaatattaacccaataattaatatttacattaaaaattcttaattaaaagtaattaataataataccatcaattaacttatcaaataaatttaatttatcattgtcaaataatatttagggcATGATCTTCCAAATTTGCCCTTTGACAGTTAGAATAAACGATCAAATTAACACATAAGAAATGACCGTGTTTCAGATTGCCTTGTTCAAGTGAAACACATAAGAAATTACCATAGTTCAGATACCAAGGCAATCTGAAACTGATTCTGAAGAACTGCACACAACCTCATTCAGTTAGGAAACAGTTCATTTTTACATCTGTAACATCAAGTTGCAGGATCTCTGCTCTGCAGCCTAGAATTGATCCAATGCTGCAGaagaacagaaaaaaaaattcaaaataaattaaagaaaaatgatattcgGCCATGACAGAAACGATGGCACTGTAGTATGAAAAATGCCGTAAGTTTCTGTGTACTGGTGCTGTAACATGAACAGTATCCTATTTTCTATCTTGGTGGTCTTGATTGTGTCCAAATATCAGTACTCTAAACAAAATGCCAGCGCACGATAACAAAAATGAACCGGAACAAGGATTTTTGTCATAACACTATTTAAACATGTTTTGTACCTTGGATTGGTGCGCCCAAGATCCCCATGAACAAATTCCTTGATATATGTTCCAGCCTGCAATTTCCATCCCATCATTACTATTTCGTGGTAAAATGTAGGCCAAGGGCTCAGAGGTAGAAAATTTCACTCAGGTAATCAAAGCaagaaaataacttttattttccccTTTTTCCCCCTGGGCGCTAGGGAGGCAAGcaaattggtaaaaataatatctgAAGAGTGTAAACCCTCATTTCCTTTTGATAAGATTCTAAAGGCCAAATGTGGCTCAGCTGCTACTCATTACTCACACCAACCATACAGCAGAATGCATATAGTCAAAAGGCTTTCTGGTCTACACTTCTACTCAAGCTCCATAGGATTGCACTGCAAATAACAATTTCATGTGTGATAAACAGTTCAGAGATGAAAATATTACCTGGGTACACATGTGCAAAAGGAAATACTGAGAGCTTCCAGCaatcttttcaattttcatcctAAAgttagaagaaagaaattggAAATAAGCAGAGATAGGCTATGAAACATGTTAAATGATTGCGGAACTATACAAAGACTATGCTACATAATAGGTAATTGGAGAGACTCAAACCAATTTATAATCTTTTCACGTTCTAATGGACTTCGACGGTGAAGCACCCTGATTGGAGTTTTCTGCAAAATTTGCTGCATGAGACAGAGAACAAGAAAATGATTGAGAACTTTGTATCAATGGAATGATATGCTACTGGTTCAATTTCATTTACgctttgaaaagtaaaataaaatgggaAATTCAAGGGTATTTCAATAAATTGCAAACTTCTTTGGGCTCTGGTCATGGCAGTAATCATGTTCTTTTTTGTTCATCCAAAATCTTGGTGTGGAACCTAACACAATGCACACATGAGGGACAGAAACATGTTTTGTGCTAACTTTCAGCAAAATCAGAGCAAGCAGTACATCAACTAGAATGTGAAATATCAGCAAATTTACAGTATGGACAATCGGCGCTACTTTGTAGTTTCGACCTGTGTGAACCTAACTGGACCAACCACTTAGATAAACTGGTGTAGCTTGGATTCTACTTCATTGCAGAAGAAGAGCAAGACGAGAACAGGAATTGCATAGCCAAAAAGACATAATGTAGAATATATTAGCATACGATTAGAAGATATCATGTTGCACTCCCTGCCCACTGTTTAGATAGCAAATGAAAGTAACAAATGAAACTTGCATAACATCTCACTGTTTCCTTGAGAGAAGATATGGTCTGAAAGTCTTCATCCTGAAGCGGGCGAGAGATCCACACTAATGCAGCATATTGCTTCTGCATAACAATAGGCCTAATCCAGGTCATCACTTCCAAATAAATTCACACTCCCAAGCAACAATAGCAGGATGAACTACTATGTTCGATTAATTAGCAAAAGTAACCTGCTTCTCTGCTTCTCCTTCACGCATCAAGGTCCAACCCTGACTGCCTACTATTTTAAGATTCTTTACTCTAACCTGCAGTGTTGAATGAAGTTAACCATAATCATCTACAAATCAGGAGAGAAAAATACACCACATTAAATTTTACATCTgacttactaatttattttccaaGCTATTTATCTTAGATTCTATTTCTTTCACAAGCAACTCAGATGGTACTTCACGTGCATTTTGTATCTCAAACAGAAAAGGCCTACCTGAGCCTAACATCCGAAcctggaaaaagaaattaatttttatgaggAAATTATTTGCTGATCTCAAACAAATATTGAACATAAAGCATATCTTCATTACATCTATATCTTCTCTACCAGCAGCATGAAACTTGTAACTGTCACCCCGACACATAGGAAGAATGTTACCACCTATAATCTCCTGAGGAGTAAGCATATGAAAGTTAGTTCATGAACCTCATTTGCGATGTTAACGCCATCAGCAGAGGAAATACCTCAATAGATGCTTCTCCCATTCTTTCCTCATCAATAATCCAGCGTGTTTGACTCACATTTCTCGAGTACTGCAATATacatgaaaaaagaaagaaaaacattaagataaaagaaaaggttAAATTGCAAAGTGCAAAGTTACGTGTTAGAATCCTCTCTGATTTAAACTTGATCTAGAAAAGTTCCTTTGCCAGGTTAATATAGCTTCAACTTATTCTCAGTGTTGTAAACAAAGCAATTTCATGAAGAATATCCTTTATCCCCATATTCATGAACTACATACAAGCCCCTCCAAACTTGAGAAGATCTGGTTCCTCCAAACTTGACATACCTTCAGATATCTTCCACCAAAGTAGATAGGAGTCCGGAAGCAAAGACACTCCAAGCGGCAAGGTTCATTGACCTACGAAGAAATCCAAACCAGATAAAATGCACTACCACGTCAAAGATAATGAACAACGAAATGTCTGTTACAACAAACAAAAGCAATAATCAATCAAAAACATAAAACCAATCCATTTTTTCGAATTGTAAAGAAAGTCCTAGAAAATGTAAGTCATTTATCTATTAATTACAAAGTAGCTGCTGCCACATAAGTCAATCGAACTTTCTTTCCAAGTCAGCTGGAAAGAGCAacattttccaattttctctttaatccAGTAGAACTAATTATGAGTTCACAACTGCAAATTCTAAAATGATTCAAAACATAGCAAACAGACCAAACATTTTCCAAGCGAAAACTATTGGTTGAAACAAAGTAAAAACCACCTTTTTTAAGGGGAATTCATGGGTCTCAGAAGGTTCATTATCTTGCAAACCATTAGAGGACTTTTCATCAACTGGAATCACTTCTGTTGTAGAAACAACAGAATTTTCAACACCTGTAATAGCTGACTTATCTTTGACAGTGTCCAAGCAGTTCTTAGCATCTGTATCAATCAATgaagatttacaaatttagtgccatataaaatttcatttttttctaataaaatgtaaatgtAAAATGTTTATTTCCAATAGCAATGTCATTAGTCTctgcataaataaatatgacttGCCTACTTTCCTTCTTTTGCAGCCCTCAATTTTCTCTACAAAGTTCTGGATTCTTATTGACGCCTCAACACGACTGTATGTCAAACGAATGTGGAAAGTACTTATACCACATTTAACATCCTGCAAAACTTTCATACAATGAAGGATTAACAGGAAAcaagtattttaaatgtcTGCACTGTTctaaacaacagaaaattccAGTCTATGGCAAAAGAAATTCCTTGTTCCTTAGGAATACCATGGAAGAACTCATTACTTATTGTAAATAGATGTAAGGATTTTCACAGGTGACATTACCTAATGCAGAAccaattgaaagaaaacatatttaattacCAGCAATGTCTCAAGAGGATTTGTTAAAGCAAATTTTAAAGCATCCTTTGTAGAACTGCATTCAGAAATTGATCTATCTTTGAACCACGCTTCAGatctatattttcttttcacataCAAACTAAGCTTATTTTCATTCTCGAGGATTGTTGGCGGCATAGAAACTTCAAGAGAAAAGCTATCAATCTGATGTCCTTCTTTCTTTACTAGTTCGGCAATTGCAACCGCAAAATCACAAGCACTCTCATTTTCCACCACCCTCTCTTTATCACCACAGTAAGTAAATTGTAAGATACCCAAGCAACTTCTGCAAATGTTTGGCTCAACACTGCTAATATTTTGGTGTAAGTCTGCTTGTTCTCCTAGAACATGACATAATAGTGATTTGACCGAGAGTGAGGAACAAATAGGAACTTGCATTCCAAATAGGCGAAAAATGCATCTCAGGCACACCTGCAATATAGAAAATTAGGTTAATCATAAAGAAACTAAACCCTAAGCaactaattttcaattttgtaatcAAACTATTAATAGTGCTGTAAAATGACTGACTAACAAAACTAATTTGAcaggtttataaaaaaaattctttaacaaTTGAAAGATGATAAAGACGAAGATAAGCACGAACCTCTTTGGACAATAAGTCCTTTACGGCGTCAGTAGGCAAGAACTGAACGGCGTCGTTCAGAAGCTTCTCGTTTTTGTCTTCGTCGGTAGGGTTACGCTCCACGTCGGCGGAGGTAGCATGCGACTCCGAGGCGCTGTTAGTGGGCGCGTCTTCGGTTTCGTTCGCCATTTGAAACTGTTCGTCGATTAAAAATGGCGGCAGTCTCAGTTAACTCCTTAGTTTAGTTCAGTGAGTTGCAGCCTTCAGTAACAGGCAGTTTCCACCGTAGCCGGACCCAACTCAAATAATaggaaataattaaagaatacaatCACGACAAAAccatggtttaaaaaaaaaaaaaagattattttaagaGAAATCACAGatttaacttaaataattttatttttctcataaaaaaattctcaaaatttactaaaagaattaaaaaatttatcacgattttgtttcatttgtcCTAGACCAGTAACTGTAAGTTGCGGATAATATCTGTTAAGTTCTccgttaaaataaaaaatatttttgaaatttaacttCGCTGCGAAGCTTATGTCATAAGCCTAATGATAagaaatttaatgaatatatactttttccttaaaataatttttatttgaatataattatctCGGAAATGAATTTTCCTTAAAACAATTTTGGAAATACACTAAGATAACAGCCGTCTtagttaacttaattttaacaCATTAATATCTTGTTGAATTGTTCacgctatttttttttttttaaattaagttttcttcatgacaataaaatctcaatttgaaaacaattggCTTGGAATTGGAAACGCACTCACACGTCTAAGGAGGAGATTGATTGATTAGCATCGAGctaaatggaaaaagaagaaaaatcatgTGTACTagtaatatctaaaaattaaggtatttccattaatttattcatgtaAAATGCGACAGCTTTGAATGCCTTAACCAATATACTGTTCTCTTCCAACAATAACTAGCATCAATTATTTAGACCATATGAAAAGAGAGAGTAAAAACATGTAATACAACAACAAATGAAATTACAGCGATGAAGCTAAACGATGAACATCTACAAAGCCAGAGAGCACACTTCGATTTCGCTCTTTTACCTTTACCTGATAAATGACCCTGCAggttaaaacacaaaaaaaatcagaagTGTACTCAGCACAcacataaaaagttaaatgTAAAGTTATTACTCTTGTTAATCCAAAGAGAAACGAAAATACACCTCAAGCCTTGAAGCCACATTTCCGTGACCAAAGTTTCACCAGGGTACACATGTAAAAGGAATCGGCTGAATATATTCTTGACCATGTTTGGATCCCCTctacaaataaatttgatgatTGCCCTAACTGCAAACCCCATTGTACACAGCCCATGCAATATTGGCCGAGAGAAACTTCAACACAGAATGTAACACCATTAGAAATGCCAAGTCTAATAGTGAAAGTAGTAATTAACTAATTCAGTTTTGTAATTATGATTGAGTACTGACCCAGCAGCTTTTGCAACCATAGGATCTGAATGAAGAGGATTATAATCACCAGATAGCCTATACACCAATGCCTGCAGATGGTATAGCAAAGCTTCAACCAGAGAATCTCATATGGAAAGTTCATTAGTTTACTCATGCACCACCCAAGAGAAAGTTCTTATAACACATGAATATTAAGAATTAGATTATACATACTctcatcaattcaacacaagagttcaaatataaaaaactttgaattccagcaataatgaaatttgatgCTACATGCCTGAGATGGTTGGGTATAATCCTCAAATACTGCAAAAGGTTGACTTTTAGGGATTTTCACAACTGAAACAGGGATAGTTTGATATTTTGAGTAGGAAAATGGTTGAGATGAATTTGAAAAGCCGCCAGCACCCCGCAGAAAGGCAGTCATCCTGCAGAATATTATCCTTCCCGAGTCAATAGAATGGCAGGacctttttcttcattctttcAATAAAAAGCATATGACATGACAACATTAGAATGGGATGTTTCAGGAAGGACTCACCGATTCATGCATAACAGTTCACCAGATTCTGCATTGTAACTTTTGGTTTCAATCTCAAGGATAGCAGCTTTACCtgtaaataaatcaacacaGGAAATAGAGAAACATCAAAATAATTGCACAAAATATATCACAACCATTCTCCCTCACCCAGCAGGATAAAAGATGATAGCCCCAAAAAATCAGTCATTTTTAAGCTTTACGCATACATACATTTCacaagaagataaaaaaacatttcAGATCAAATCCATATAGAAGatttgagattttggggttgcaatgaatttttcttcaaaagaaaagagCAGTACAACCAACTCATCAGTACTGATTGTACATGTAGACGGACTCAAAGACCACTAAAACATTTACCACACGGTAACTGGGGCACCCCTAATTTAAGCTCCCtttatttaagtaaaaaacTCTGTTAACACAAGTTGTTTTACCCTTATCATGCAATCCGGCAATACATGCTTCATTTCGTATCTGCATCaataatatcataaattaGTTCATTTAGTGTACCTCAACACAACAAAACAGAGAAGTATGAGAATGGAAACAATTAAAAAGTGCTCCTGATGAAAGGGCATACAGAAGCGCTAGAAGGAAATGGCTTATACAGTTCCATGTATTGTTGTCCATGCAGCAAAAGTCGTGGATCATGTCTGTTATGTTGCAACAACATAAACCAGAAATGCAATTAGTTTTTCATTCAGTATGtaagaatgaaatgaatataacAAACCAATGAGTTTATTAAGAAAAcagtttgatttctttcttttgaagtatttgataaaacttataaatgaTACAGAAAATGGGATAAGTTAAAATAGcaacaaaaaatcaagtaAGCTTACTGCAGTCCTGGAAGATCTATGGCACCACTTGGCTCCAATTCAAATGAAAACAAAGCAGAAAATGTGGGCAAGACCTACAAAGTGGAAAGCATGACAATGGATCAAAATCCCCACAATAAACTGTAATGTCTATTAGCTAGCATTCCAACAACGTAATGCTATTTAGTCATTCATATTCagaaaattagtttattactGTAATCAAGATCAAGATCAAGATGCTTTCCTCCCACATTGGCCTGACcagaaaaaacaaaaccaaGATGATACATGCATATAATGTTGTCAACAATAGGAAATCCatcattttactttattttctttagcCTTTACTCAAACTCCTGAACAAAAACTAAATCCCTCCCAAGGTTGCTGTTAGTGGGACGGTAATCCAATACATTATTTGACTACAGGCAACTTTAGTACTTTATTAAACTAGTAGTACCCTCTAAATACAAAACTGACCAAATTAATCATAAGCTTGATAATTCAATACCTGGATGAACTGCTGCCCATTTTCATGATACACATATTTGAGCTCATCAGCATCCACAGCATCCCGTCCACACGCTCCAACACCCAAGGCATAGATCGCAGCATCTCTGTTCGCAAAACAAACTTATTTCTATCATGCATTACCCTCATATGCGTATGAGTATAATATGGCACCAGAGCCAATGAATGGTTAGTAACAGTGAATACATTCCATGGACCACAGGAAAAGGTCAACCGTGGAGGAATTCTTACCTTTCAGTGTAAGTGAATGTCTTCTGCTAGTGCAATCCATTGCGTCCAatgatgtatatatatttgtgcAACAAAGGATAAggaaaaaagggggaaaaagaaTTAGTTAGAAACAGACGTTCTAAATTAATACGCAAGTGTAAAAAATGAttggttaaaaaagaaaaatgctataagttgaagaagaagaagaattaaaaattggaagaagaaATACCTCGGGGAGTTTTTGAGAGAGGAGGAGCTCTGGATTGATACCTGAACTTTTCGCCATGGAAGCCCCTCTTAAGATTGAAAGTGGCTTTTCAATTTCTGCTCAAAAGCGTTTTCAAAAGTGAATTCACTATGTGCTTTTGATTCTGAAATAAATAGCATTTAAAGGATTTTGATACTGCGATAAGtagttaaaagaaatattggCCGGGATAAGATTGAAATGGAAATATTGACAAAGTTGAATTTTCTCGCAGGGATGCGATGGCGATGACGCTGACGCAACGGATCACTGTAAATGACAAAGTCTTGCTGAAGTGGGTCCGTTAGCCATACTTCCCATTCACGCACGGCACGTCTGTTAGCGGCCTAGTCTTGCGTGTGCATACCATGTACACGTTGTATTTAGAATGGAATTAACACGAGAGAGGCAGAGGCAGAGGCAgatggtaaaattataaaagtaaatagaAGGTAGCAAATTACGTCATCCCTCTCAGGATTTTTCATTTGTGCGGTGAGAATGGGAGAGATTGAAACGGTTTGTTAAGGATAATCCacgtattaaaatttttcaataatagtCGTAACGGGAttctaataacaataaaagtCGGTAGCCGGACTTAAGGATCtctctaagttacatgcatgtaacttacaaccctctcacatgaatagtgagtGGACCCACATTATctactattcatgtgagagggttgtaagttacatgcatgtaacttagcattagcCCGGACTTAAATCTACACCCCAAACTTTCAAGCCGCAAATTCTACCTTCGTATTTACAAAGGCGTATTGGAATTTGGAAGGCTAACATATCGATAAAATGTCTTGGTTAAGATAGAGATACTCAACGGCCTGTCCTGGGTTAACACTGAGCGGAGCGGACATACTTCAATGTTCGCATTTATCCGTTAAAACCTTGCAAAGTAgtgaatataaattaaaaggtCACATGGCAAAATAGCAAATAAATGCAAAGACAACTTACATAAAACCTTTCATTAAAATAGTGTAGAATTCATCTTCATAGATTTTACGTCGATGTCTACTataatatgaaaagaaaataacatgtTATTTTGCATCAAAATCCAGACTATGAGTCGTAAATAGTATACGCCGATGCATACTATTTACACTTGTcgtttatataaataaagtggATGTCAAGTCGTCTCTGAATATgctaaaaaaatgacatttaGTTTTGGAATTTATTGACAAACCACATATCATCTGGGACCTGTTTTGCCAA contains:
- the LOC102628415 gene encoding enoyl-CoA hydratase 2, peroxisomal; translation: MAKSSGINPELLLSQKLPEKTFTYTERDAAIYALGVGACGRDAVDADELKYVYHENGQQFIQVLPTFSALFSFELEPSGAIDLPGLQHDPRLLLHGQQYMELYKPFPSSASIRNEACIAGLHDKGKAAILEIETKSYNAESGELLCMNRMTAFLRGAGGFSNSSQPFSYSKYQTIPVSVVKIPKSQPFAVFEDYTQPSQALVYRLSGDYNPLHSDPMVAKAAGFSRPILHGLCTMGFAVRAIIKFICRGDPNMVKNIFSRFLLHVYPGETLVTEMWLQGLRVIYQVKVKERNRSVLSGFVDVHRLASSL
- the LOC102627927 gene encoding uncharacterized protein LOC102627927 isoform X1 yields the protein MANETEDAPTNSASESHATSADVERNPTDEDKNEKLLNDAVQFLPTDAVKDLLSKEVCLRCIFRLFGMQVPICSSLSVKSLLCHVLGEQADLHQNISSVEPNICRSCLGILQFTYCGDKERVVENESACDFAVAIAELVKKEGHQIDSFSLEVSMPPTILENENKLSLYVKRKYRSEAWFKDRSISECSSTKDALKFALTNPLETLLDVKCGISTFHIRLTYSRVEASIRIQNFVEKIEGCKRRKVDAKNCLDTVKDKSAITGVENSVVSTTEVIPVDEKSSNGLQDNEPSETHEFPLKKVNEPCRLECLCFRTPIYFGGRYLKYSRNVSQTRWIIDEERMGEASIEEIIGGNILPMCRGDSYKFHAAGREDIDVRMLGSGRPFLFEIQNAREVPSELLVKEIESKINSLENKLVRVKNLKIVGSQGWTLMREGEAEKQKQYAALVWISRPLQDEDFQTISSLKETVRCYQILQKTPIRVLHRRSPLEREKIINWMKIEKIAGSSQYFLLHMCTQAGTYIKEFVHGDLGRTNPSIGSILGCRAEILQLDVTDVKMNCFLTE
- the LOC102627927 gene encoding uncharacterized protein LOC102627927 isoform X2, whose product is MANETEDAPTNSASESHATSADVERNPTDEDKNEKLLNDAVQFLPTDAVKDLLSKEVCLRCIFRLFGMQVPICSSLSVKSLLCHVLGEQADLHQNISSVEPNICRSCLGILQFTYCGDKERVVENESACDFAVAIAELVKKEGHQIDSFSLEVSMPPTILENENKLSLYVKRKYRSEAWFKDRSISECSSTKDALKFALTNPLETLLDVKCGISTFHIRLTYSRVEASIRIQNFVEKIEGCKRRKVDAKNCLDTVKDKSAITGVENSVVSTTEVIPVDEKSSNGLQDNEPSETHEFPLKKVNEPCRLECLCFRTPIYFGGRYLKYSRNVSQTRWIIDEERMGEASIEEIIGGNILPMCRGDSYKFHAAGREDIDVRMLGSGRPFLFEIQNAREVPSELLVKEIESKINSLENKLVRVKNLKIVGSQGWTLMREGEAEKQKQYAALVWISRPLQDEDFQTISSLKETQILQKTPIRVLHRRSPLEREKIINWMKIEKIAGSSQYFLLHMCTQAGTYIKEFVHGDLGRTNPSIGSILGCRAEILQLDVTDVKMNCFLTE